Proteins encoded by one window of Enterobacter pseudoroggenkampii:
- a CDS encoding 6-phospho-beta-glucosidase — MSGFKADFLWGGAVAAHQLEGGWKEGGKGVSVADVMTAGAHGVPREITNGVLDGKNYPNHEAIDFYHRYKEDIKLFAEMGFKCFRTSIAWTRIFPKGDELEPNEAGLKFYDDLFDECLKHGIEPVITLSHFEMPFHLVTEYGGWRNRKLIDFFVRFAKVVFQRYQHKVKYWMTFNEINNQANFHEDFAPFTNSGLKYAPGEDREPVMFQAAHYELVASALAVKAGREINPSLQIGCMIAMCPIYPLTCAPDDMMMAMNAMHRRYWFTDVHVRGKYPQHLLNYFERRGFALDITEEDKAALTQGCVDYIGFSYYMSFATKATADNPQLDYDESKSLVSNPYVQKSDWGWQIDPVGLRYSLNWFWDHYQLPLFIVENGFGAIDVQESDGTVNDQYRIDYLAAHIREMKKAVVEDGVDLMGYTPWGCIDLVSAGTGEMKKRYGFIFVDKDNEGNGTLNRSKKKSFDWYKQVIASNGDNL, encoded by the coding sequence ATGTCAGGATTTAAAGCAGATTTTCTGTGGGGCGGTGCGGTTGCGGCGCACCAGCTCGAAGGCGGCTGGAAAGAGGGAGGCAAGGGGGTGAGTGTGGCCGATGTGATGACCGCAGGTGCGCACGGCGTGCCGCGTGAAATCACCAACGGCGTGCTGGACGGGAAAAACTACCCTAACCATGAAGCCATCGATTTCTATCACCGCTATAAAGAAGACATCAAACTCTTTGCCGAGATGGGGTTCAAATGCTTCCGCACCTCTATTGCCTGGACGCGGATTTTCCCGAAAGGCGACGAGCTTGAGCCGAACGAGGCAGGCCTGAAATTCTATGACGACCTGTTCGACGAGTGTCTGAAGCACGGCATCGAACCGGTTATTACCCTGTCTCACTTCGAGATGCCGTTCCATCTGGTCACGGAATACGGCGGCTGGCGCAATCGTAAGCTGATCGACTTCTTCGTTCGTTTTGCAAAAGTGGTTTTCCAGCGCTATCAGCACAAGGTGAAGTACTGGATGACCTTTAACGAGATCAACAACCAGGCCAACTTCCACGAAGACTTTGCCCCATTCACCAACTCGGGGCTGAAGTACGCGCCGGGCGAAGATCGCGAGCCGGTAATGTTCCAGGCCGCGCACTATGAGCTGGTGGCCAGCGCGCTGGCGGTGAAGGCGGGGCGCGAGATTAACCCGTCCCTGCAGATCGGCTGCATGATTGCCATGTGTCCTATCTATCCACTGACCTGCGCGCCGGACGATATGATGATGGCGATGAATGCCATGCACCGCCGCTACTGGTTCACCGACGTGCACGTGCGCGGCAAGTACCCGCAGCATCTGCTCAACTACTTCGAACGTCGCGGCTTCGCGCTGGATATTACCGAAGAAGATAAAGCGGCGCTGACGCAGGGCTGCGTGGACTACATCGGGTTTAGCTATTATATGTCCTTCGCCACCAAGGCGACGGCGGACAACCCGCAGTTGGATTACGACGAGAGCAAGAGCCTGGTCTCTAACCCGTACGTGCAAAAATCCGACTGGGGCTGGCAGATTGACCCGGTGGGGCTGCGCTACTCCCTCAACTGGTTCTGGGATCACTACCAGCTGCCGCTGTTTATCGTTGAGAACGGCTTTGGCGCAATCGACGTGCAGGAGAGCGACGGCACGGTGAACGACCAGTACCGCATTGACTACCTGGCCGCTCACATCCGCGAGATGAAAAAAGCGGTGGTGGAAGATGGTGTAGACCTGATGGGCTATACCCCGTGGGGCTGTATCGACCTGGTGTCTGCCGGTACCGGTGAAATGAAAAAACGCTACGGCTTTATCTTTGTCGATAAAGACAACGAAGGCAACGGCACGCTGAACCGCAGCAAGAAGAAGTCGTTCGACTGGTATAAGCAGGTGATTGCGAGCAACGGGGATAACCTGTAA
- the upp gene encoding uracil phosphoribosyltransferase produces the protein MKIVEVKHPLVKHKLGLMREHDISTKRFRELASEVGSLLTYEATSDLETEKVTIEGWNGPVQVEQIKGKKITVVPILRAGLGMMEGVLEHVPSARISVVGIYRNEETLEPVPYFQKLVSNIDERMALVVDPMLATGGSMIATIDLLKKAGCSSIKVLVLVAAPEGIAALEKAHPDVELYTASIDQGLNEHGYIIPGLGDAGDKIFGTK, from the coding sequence ATGAAGATTGTGGAAGTGAAACACCCACTCGTTAAACACAAGTTGGGCCTGATGCGTGAGCATGACATCAGCACGAAGCGTTTTCGCGAACTGGCCTCTGAAGTCGGCAGCCTGCTGACCTACGAAGCGACCTCCGATCTGGAAACGGAAAAAGTCACCATCGAAGGCTGGAACGGCCCGGTGCAGGTTGAGCAGATCAAAGGTAAGAAAATTACCGTTGTGCCAATCCTGCGTGCCGGTCTCGGCATGATGGAAGGCGTGCTGGAGCACGTGCCAAGCGCGCGCATCAGCGTGGTCGGGATCTACCGTAACGAAGAAACCCTCGAGCCGGTTCCTTACTTCCAGAAGCTGGTGTCCAACATCGACGAGCGTATGGCGCTGGTGGTTGACCCGATGCTGGCAACCGGCGGTTCAATGATTGCCACCATCGACCTACTGAAAAAAGCGGGCTGCAGCAGCATTAAAGTGCTGGTGCTGGTTGCGGCACCGGAAGGGATCGCGGCGCTGGAAAAAGCGCACCCGGACGTTGAGCTGTATACCGCCTCTATCGACCAGGGCCTGAACGAGCACGGGTACATCATCC